Sequence from the Cloacibacillus sp. genome:
ACTTTCTGAGGACTGCGACATCATCACAGCGGCAATGCCCGGCACCGTTGGCTACAAAGTGACGCAGATCGCTATGGAGCTTGGAAAGAAACTTGCCAACGTCTCCAGCATGCACGGCCGCGCTGACGCCCCCTTCCATGAGATCGGACTGGAAACGGGCGGACTTGGCATTTCCATGATAGGCTTCGAGCCCGGAATGAGCAACTTCTTCGGCGGCCGCGGCTACTACAAGCTCGACAAATGCGAAGAGATGTACGTATATGTCGGCGGCGGTCTTCCCGTTGATCCGCGCCCCCCGTTCAACTACTTCACAACATGGTCGATCTCTGACAACCTCAACCAGTTCAACCAGCCCACAACAGTTGTGCGCGAAGGCAAAGAGATGGTCATCCCCGCGCTCAGCGAAGTTATGGACTTTGCAATAGAAGATTTCAAGCACCTTGAGTGCTTCACCAGCAACGGACTGGGCAGCCTCTTCCGCAGCTTCCACGACGTGCCCGAGATGGCGGCCTACACCGTACGCTGGCCCGGACTCGCCGCGCAGATGCGCCTCCTCAACGAGCTGAACCTCTTCGACAAGGAAGAGAGAATGCTCGGCAAAGTGAAGCAGGTCCCCCGCGACATCCTCATCGACGTATTCTCAAAGGCCTATGAGCGTCAGCCCGGCGAAGTCGACATGTCTGTCATGAAGATCGTCGTAAAGGGCATCAAAGACGGCGACCGCGTCACCTACACATGGGAGATCGCGCAGAAAGAGATCCCCGAGACCGGTTACACCTCAATGGCATGGACGACGGCCTGCACCTGCGGAATATTCGCGCGCGCGATGGTCGAAGGCAAGCTGACCGGCAAGGGAATGCTCTCCGCAGAGCATCTTGCGAAGGATGACGAGTTCTACAACTGGGTCATGGCGGAGCAGGCAAAGCGCGGCATTTTCTACAAAGAAAAGGTCGAAGTCGAAAAGAACGTAGCTCTCTGGGAAAAATAGAATAAACGACGCGCAGACGGGAAGAGGCAACTTCTCGTCTGCGCTTTGTTAATAAAGCAGTAACGTTTGCGTCTCTACTATATCACATTATTAATAATGTAAGTGTAATAAATTGTAACTTCTGTCCCTGGTAATTGTTTTACAAATTATTTACTGAAATGCGTAGGAACATCTTTTCTTTTCTTCTTCAAAAATCTAGGAGGTCTGAACGGCATGGATGCAACTGTAGCAAAGCAGATAGAAGCAGCACTGGAGTACGTGGCATGGACGGTATTATGGAATAAATATTTTGCGATAATGTTCCTTTTGCTCGGCCTTTATCTTACTATCGGAACTCGTTTTTTTCAGATCAGAAGGTTCGGAGACATTTTTTCAAACACACTCGGCGGACTTTTCCGTAAAAAAGATCCAAACGCAAAGGTAAGCAAGGTTTCATCATTCGGCGCATTCGCCACAGCTCTTGGCGGAACGGTCGGCAACGGCAACATCGCGGGCGTAGCAAGCGCTATCGCGATCGGCGGCCCCGGCGCTCTCTTTTGGATGTGGATGGCGGCAGTCGTCGGCATGGTTACGAAGATGAGCGAAATAATCCTGGCTCAGCAGTACAAACAGCGTTATGAAGACGGCACCTCCTACGGCAGCGCCGCCTTCTATATACAGAAGGCTCTCATCGAAGGCAAGGGCTGGAAATGGTGCAAGATACTCTCAGGACTCTTCACAGCCACGATGATAGGCTCCTTCTATTTCGCGCCTGGCCCCTACACGATAGTCGAAGCTTTGCAGAGCGCCTTTAAGCTCTCCGGCACCGCGGCGATCTGCTGCGCCATCGCCTACACGGGCGTATGCTACATAATCGTCCTCGGAGGCATCCCGCGCATCGTAAAGTTCGCAGAAAGCGCGGTCCCCGCAATGGTGCTCGCCTATCTCGCAGCCGGACTTTTCATCATCTTCAAAAATATCCCGGAAACGATCATCGCGATAAAATCCATCTTCTACTATGCCTTTAACCCATACGCGGCAATCGGCGGATTTGCTGGAGTCACGGTCATGAAGGTAGTGCAGGTCGGCGTCGCAAGAAGCGTTTACAGCAACGAAGCCGGCTGGGGCAGCTCGCCCATCATCCACGCGGCGGTTGACGTAGACCATCCCGGACGTCAGGGACTTTGGGGCGCGATGGAAGTATTCATGGACACGATGGTCGTCTGCACGGTGACGGGGCTCATGGTCATCATCACAGGCGCGTGGCAAACGGGACGCGGCGGCGCGGGCTCTGTCGGCGAAGCTCTTGGAATGGCCTTCGGCGGATACGCTCCCCACATGCTCGCCTTCTTCATGATAATCTTCTCGCTGACGACGACTACGGGCTGGTTCTCATATCTTGAATCGCTCATCGTCTACTGCGTCTCCAAAAAGTCGCACGAGGAGCGCATGAAGTATGTGAAGTTTGTCCGCTACACCGGCCCGCTGGTACCCCTCTGCGTCTCCATGTTCTTCTTCTATCACGGAACGGTTCCTTCGGTGGTGTGGATGATGCTCGACATACAGTCAGCTCTTCCCGTCTACGTAAACGTGATAGCGCTGACGCTGCTTTCGCCGATCATCTTCAAGCTTGTACGCGAATTTGAAACGAACTATCTTGACCCTGAAAAGACCGCCCGCAAGGCTGCGAAACTTTCAGGCGCCAAAGACGCGCTGCCGGAAGAATAGGCGAAGAATTTTAAGAAAATATAATTTCAATGGGGAGAGGATTTTTCTTCTCCTCATTTTTGCAAAGGAGAATGACTATGAGTGAGTTTGTTAAATCTGTTGACGTAAAGACGCTGGTTAATATTTATTGTGAGGGCAAGGTGCAGAGCCGCACTCTGAGATACCCCGACGGCAGGCTCCAGACGCTGGGCGTATATCTTCCTGGCGAGTTTGAGTTCCATTCGGACGGCGCGGAAACCGTCGTCATGACGGCGGGCGCGGTCGAAGTATTT
This genomic interval carries:
- a CDS encoding saccharopine dehydrogenase C-terminal domain-containing protein; protein product: MASKKKALQIGAGMVGRCIIHDMISDFDFVVLDMSEDNLAEARRLFPGVQTVQGSATDKELIAKLSEDCDIITAAMPGTVGYKVTQIAMELGKKLANVSSMHGRADAPFHEIGLETGGLGISMIGFEPGMSNFFGGRGYYKLDKCEEMYVYVGGGLPVDPRPPFNYFTTWSISDNLNQFNQPTTVVREGKEMVIPALSEVMDFAIEDFKHLECFTSNGLGSLFRSFHDVPEMAAYTVRWPGLAAQMRLLNELNLFDKEERMLGKVKQVPRDILIDVFSKAYERQPGEVDMSVMKIVVKGIKDGDRVTYTWEIAQKEIPETGYTSMAWTTACTCGIFARAMVEGKLTGKGMLSAEHLAKDDEFYNWVMAEQAKRGIFYKEKVEVEKNVALWEK
- a CDS encoding amino acid carrier protein; the encoded protein is MDATVAKQIEAALEYVAWTVLWNKYFAIMFLLLGLYLTIGTRFFQIRRFGDIFSNTLGGLFRKKDPNAKVSKVSSFGAFATALGGTVGNGNIAGVASAIAIGGPGALFWMWMAAVVGMVTKMSEIILAQQYKQRYEDGTSYGSAAFYIQKALIEGKGWKWCKILSGLFTATMIGSFYFAPGPYTIVEALQSAFKLSGTAAICCAIAYTGVCYIIVLGGIPRIVKFAESAVPAMVLAYLAAGLFIIFKNIPETIIAIKSIFYYAFNPYAAIGGFAGVTVMKVVQVGVARSVYSNEAGWGSSPIIHAAVDVDHPGRQGLWGAMEVFMDTMVVCTVTGLMVIITGAWQTGRGGAGSVGEALGMAFGGYAPHMLAFFMIIFSLTTTTGWFSYLESLIVYCVSKKSHEERMKYVKFVRYTGPLVPLCVSMFFFYHGTVPSVVWMMLDIQSALPVYVNVIALTLLSPIIFKLVREFETNYLDPEKTARKAAKLSGAKDALPEE
- a CDS encoding pyrimidine/purine nucleoside phosphorylase, coding for MSEFVKSVDVKTLVNIYCEGKVQSRTLRYPDGRLQTLGVYLPGEFEFHSDGAETVVMTAGAVEVFFPQENCWRLVKTGESYDVPENTVFKVRCSEISEYVCDFL